A window of the Theileria parva strain Muguga chromosome 2, complete sequence, whole genome shotgun sequence genome harbors these coding sequences:
- a CDS encoding RNA recognition motif family protein (or RNP domain; RBD; RRM) — protein MATNYNTVDILPCQTLYVYNLNDQIHVEVLKKLLYELFVPYGIIVDIVARRTKTLRGQAFVVFSEISSATAALKGLNGRKVLNKVLKIEYAKNRSYKTLKPSDYYKMSKANRAKLKHVSDLPEDLRSSLTDESHALFVQNIPHDMSKESLELLFKQYPGFRGCRFIEGRFVAFVDYSMASQAEIALEGLNGFRVSHTHALQISLAN, from the exons atggCTACAAATTACAACACTGTGGATATTCTCCCCTGCCAAACTTTATATGTATACAACCTCAACGATCAAATACATGTAGAAGTACTAAAGAAGCTTCTATACGAATTATTCGTTCCTTATGGAATCATAGTGGATATCGTAGCTAGAAGAACGAAAACATTAAGAGGCCAAGCCTTTGTGGTATTCAG TGAAATATCAAGTGCAACTGCAGCTCTAAAGGGACTTAATGGAAGGaaagttttaaataaaGTATTGAAGATCGAATACGCAAAAAACAGATCTTACAAAACACTCAAGCCATCTGACTACTATAAGATGTCAAAAGCTAATCGAGCAAAGCTTAAACATGTCTCAGATCTACCAGAAGATCTAAGATCTAGCTTAACAGATGAATCTCACGCGTTATTCGTCCAAAATATCCCTCATGATATGAGCAAGGAATCGCTGGAGTTGCTATTCAAACAATATCCGGGCTTCAGGGGCTGTAGATTTATAGAAGGCCGATTCGTAGCCTTTGTCGATTATTCTATGGCCTCTCAGGCAGAGATCGCATTAGAGGGTTTGAATGGATTTAGAGTATCTCATACTCACGCCTTACAAATCTCACTAGCTAATtaa